The Glycine soja cultivar W05 chromosome 6, ASM419377v2, whole genome shotgun sequence genome has a window encoding:
- the LOC114414900 gene encoding protein ENHANCED DISEASE RESISTANCE 2-like, whose product MTTTHERVHPIPNLAMSPTTSSSTAHWTSDAIHGGSLRRVDLDSGTNGWASPPGDLFLLRSSNYFTKRQKSPAGDYLLSPAGMDWLKSQSKLENVLSRADNRVGQALRQAQAQGKSLKSFIFAVNLQVPGKEHHSAVFYFSTDEPIPSGSLLSRFIEGDDAFRNQRFKLVNRIVKGPWIVKKAVGNYSACLLGKALTCNYHRGRNYFEIDVDIGSSAIANAILRLALGYVTSVTIDMGFLVEAQDEEELPERLVGAVRVCQMEMSAATVVDAPNAPRGNKVNHLSGNDE is encoded by the coding sequence ATGACAACAACACATGAGCGCGTGCATCCAATCCCAAACCTAGCTATGTCTCCCACCACTTCCTCCTCCACCGCCCACTGGACCTCCGACGCCATACACGGCGGATCCCTCCGCCGCGTCGACCTCGACTCCGGCACCAACGGCTGGGCCTCTCCTCCCGGCGACCTTTTCCTCCTCCGCTCTTCCAATTACTTCACAAAACGCCAAAAATCCCCCGCCGGCGACTACCTCCTCTCCCCGGCCGGCATGGACTGGCTGAAATCCCAATCCAAGCTCGAGAACGTGCTCTCCCGGGCCGACAACCGCGTGGGCCAGGCCCTTCGCCAGGCCCAAGCACAAGGAAAATCCCTGAAAAGCTTCATCTTCGCAGTCAACCTCCAAGTCCCTGGAAAAGAACACCACAGCGCGGTCTTCTACTTTTCAACCGACGAACCCATCCCCTCCGGTTCGCTCCTCTCCCGGTTCATCGAGGGCGACGACGCCTTTCGGAACCAGCGGTTCAAGCTCGTGAACCGGATCGTGAAGGGTCCATGGATAGTTAAAAAAGCGGTGGGGAATTACAGCGCGTGCTTATTGGGGAAGGCGCTGACGTGTAACTATCACAGGGGAAGGAACTACTTCGAGATTGACGTGGACATTGGGAGCAGCGCCATCGCCAACGCTATCCTGCGCCTCGCGCTGGGCTATGTCACCAGCGTCACCATCGATATGGGGTTTCTTGTGGAGGCGCAAGACGAGGAGGAGCTGCCGGAGAGGCTCGTCGGAGCGGTTAGGGTTTGCCAGATGGAGATGTCCGCCGCCACAGTCGTCGATGCACCCAACGCGCCGCGCGGTAACAAGGTCAATCACCTTAGTGGTAACGACgagtaa
- the LOC114414902 gene encoding protein TIC 55, chloroplastic-like, producing the protein MALVNPFLSPPRTPLSLRVSAPPNQALLRWTLCSQYSFKPSSLRSKHAMCGATADIKAAPLADGEADHAVLVGPASEDERKGDYDWTQEWYPLYLTLNVPEDAPLGLRVFDKQLVLFKDGNGQFRCYEDRCPHRLAKLSEGQLIDGRLECLYHGWQFEGEGKCVKIPQLPADAKIPQAACVKTYEVRDSQGVIWVWMSLKTPPNVSKLPWFENFARPEFQDISTIHELPYDHSILLENLMDPAHIPISHDRTDWTAKREDAQPLSFEVTERTHRGFAGWWGREKDGSMPNFLRFEAPCVLQNNREIVDKNGEINYFSGLFLCRPTGQGKSMLIVRFGGTKRSPLAKVFPKWYLHQNASKVFEQDMGFLSSQNEILLKEKVSTKELYLNLKSSDTWVAEYRKWMDKAGHGMPYHFGHSTISLPKEPAVVEHAPAGLVAGQSASSPTKGGIGTMHAPNFANRYFRHVIHCKGCRTVVKAFEAWKNALSAVAVALVALAILVSGRQWKALLLASAALCSVGVYACSIAIAMNTTNFIRTHRRL; encoded by the exons ATGGCGTTGGTGAATCCGTTTCTGTCTCCCCCTCGAACTCCCCTCTCTCTGCGAGTTTCAGCTCCGCCAAACCAAGCACTACTACGTTGGACTCTCTGCTCCCAATATTCATTCAAACCATCATCACTAAGATCGAAGCACGCCATGTGTGGCGCCACTGCCGACATCAAGGCTGCACCTTTAGCTGATGGAGAAGCAGATCACGCGGTTCTTGTGGGCCCCGCCAGCGAGGACGAGAGAAAAGGAGACTATGACTGGACACAGGAATGGTACCCTTTGTATCTCACTCTGAATGTGCCCGAAGATGCACCTTTGGGTCTTAGAGTGTTTGATAAACAGCTCGTCTTGTTCAAAGATGGCAATGGCCAGTTTCGCTGTTACGAAGATCGCTGCCCCCACAG GTTAGCAAAATTATCCGAGGGGCAGTTGATTGATGGAAGGCTTGAGTGTTTGTACCATGGATGGCAATTTGAAGGGGAGGGCAAATGTGTGAAGATACCCCAG CTTCCAGCTGATGCCAAAATCCCTCAGGCAGCTTGTGTTAAAACATATGAAGTGAGGGACTCTCAAGGTGTTATTTGGGTGTGGATGTCCCTCAAGACACCTCCAAATGTTAGTAAACTACCTTGGTTTGAGAACTTCGCAAGGCCGGAGTTTCAAGATATTTCGACAATTCATGAACTCCCTTATGATCACTCTATTCTTCTGGAGAACCTGATGGATCCTGCTCATATCCCAATCTCACATGACAGAACAGATTGGACTGCAAAAAGGGAGGATGCTCAGCCGCTGAGTTTTGAGGTGACCGAACGAACCCATAGAGGGTTTGCAGGTTGGTGGGGCAGAGAGAAAGACGGATCCATGCCTAACTTCTTGCGGTTTGAGGCTCCTTGTGTTCTACAAAACAACAGGGAAATTGTTGATAAGAATGGTGAAATAAACTACTTCAGTGGTCTGTTCCTTTGCAGACCAACCGGGCAAGGGAAATCCATGCTAATAGTGAGATTTGGAGGAACAAAAAGATCACCACTAGCAAAAGTGTTTCCTAAGTGGTACCTCCACCAGAATGCAAGCAAGGTGTTTGAGCAAGACATGGGATTCTTGTCATCACAAAATGAAATTCTTCTGAAAGAAAAGGTTTCAACAAAGGAACTATACCTGAATCTGAAATCATCAGACACATGGGTTGCTGAATACAGGAAGTGGATGGACAAAGCGGGGCATGGAATGCCATATCATTTTGGTCACAGCACTATCTCTTTGCCTAAAGAGCCTGCTGTGGTTGAACATGCTCCTGCGGGACTCGTCGCGGGACAATCAGCTTCTTCACCTACCAAGGGGGGCATTGGTACAATGCATGCCCCAAATTTCGCCAACAGATATTTTAGGCATGTGATTCATTGCAAAGGATGTAGAACCGTTGTCAAAGCTTTCGAAGCTTGGAAAAATGCCCTTTCAGCTGTGGCAGTTGCATTAGTTGCTCTGGCAATTCTGGTATCTGGGAGACAATGGAAAGCCCTTCTCTTGGCATCTGCAGCTCTGTGCTCCGTTGGAGTCTATGCTTGCTCAATCGCCATTGCGATGAATACAACAAATTTTATTAGGACACATAGGAGATTGTGA
- the LOC114414903 gene encoding uncharacterized protein LOC114414903 has protein sequence MSRCVSCGSGSALIHNKNLLISPIQIPIHNALKVRGNNRSCGLRVQVSMVDSSSADFTRRIERAWSISKQPRPIVCSSCDSKGHIECKWCAGTGFFILGDNMLCEVPSRNTTCIICTGKGSM, from the exons ATGAGTAGGTGTGTATCTTGTGGTAGCGGGTCTGCGCTGATTCACAATAAGAATTTGTTGATATCACCAATTCAAATCCCAATTCATAATGCATTAAAGGTGAGGGGCAACAATAGAAGTTGTGGCTTGCGTGTTCAGGTTTCTATGGTGGACTCTTCCTCCGCTGATTTCACCAGACGCATCGAACGAGCTTGGTCAATTTCTAAG CAACCAAGGCCAATCGTGTGTTCGTCTTGCGACTCAAAAGGGCATATTGAATGTAAATGGTGTGCGGGTACTGGTTTTTTTATTCTTGGTGATAACATGCTTTGTGAAGTCCCATCCAGAAACACTACCTGCATTATTTGCACTGGAAAG GGATCAATGTGA
- the LOC114414904 gene encoding probable steroid-binding protein 3: MERKVKESIGMCDRSSPLRNTMELTAQQLSQYNGTDPSKPIYVAVKGRVYDVTSGKSFYGPGGPYAMFAGKDASRALAKMSKNDEDISPSLDGLSDKEIGVLNDWENKFQAKYPVVARLLN, encoded by the coding sequence atggaaagaaaggTGAAAGAATCCATTGGTATGTGCGATCGATCATCTCCTCTGCGAAATACAATGGAGCTGACAGCCCAGCAGCTGAGCCAATACAACGGCACTGACCCATCGAAGCCGATCTACGTGGCGGTGAAAGGCCGAGTCTACGACGTTACCTCCGGAAAATCCTTCTACGGCCCCGGCGGCCCCTACGCCATGTTCGCCGGCAAAGACGCCAGCAGGGCCCTCGCCAAGATGAGCAAGAACGACGAAGACATCTCCCCCTCCCTCGACGGCCTCTCCGACAAGGAGATCGGCGTTCTCAACGACTGGGAGAACAAATTCCAAGCTAAGTACCCTGTCGTTGCTCGTCTTCTCAATTAA
- the LOC114414905 gene encoding L10-interacting MYB domain-containing protein-like isoform X3, with product MRYCSQTPLPKKMTDMLTSFNADFGSQYDKDVLKTRYTNLWKQFNDVKSLLSHFGFSWDASRQMVVAAADDDSVCDAYLKSHPDARCYRTKPVLNFDDLCVIYGHTVADGRYSLSSHDVNLDDQVQGQHLDDGMGSIAVPSSERARTDWTASMEQFFIEFLLDQLGRGNQVDNGFNKNAWTDMLAIFNAKFGCQHGRRVLKNRFKKRLKHYCDITNLIKQGFLWDEQQLMLLADDDVWNAYVKAHLHAGTYRSKTLPNYCDLELIFRNMAENEISNLQQEKNHEDVISETKAGNSSMM from the exons ATGAGGTATTGTTCACAGACCCCCCTTCCCAAAAAAATGACAGACATGCTTACCTCGTTCAATGCTGACTTTGGTTCTCAGTACGACAAAGATGTCTTGAAAACACGCTACACCAATCTGTGGAAGCAGTTCAATGATGTCAAGAGCCTTCTTTCTCACTTTGGTTTTTCCTGGGATGCTTCCCGTCAAATGGTTGTGGCTGCTGCTGACGATGATTCTGTTTGCGATGCTTATTTGAAATCTCACCCTGATGCTAGATGCTACAGAACTAAGCCAGTGCTGAATTTTGATGATTTGTGTGTTATATATGGCCACACTGTTGCTGATGGAAGATATAGTTTATCTAGTCATGATGTAAACCTTGATGATCAAGTGCAAGGACAACACTTGG ATGATGGAATGGGAAGCATTGCTGTACCGAGTAGTGAGCGTGCCAGGACAGATTGGACTGCTTCTATGGAGCAGTTTTTTATAGAGTTTTTGCTGGATCAGTTGGGTAGGGGAAATCAAGTGGATAATGGATTCAATAAAAATGCGTGGACAGATATGCTAGCCATCTTTAATGCTAAGTTTGGATGTCAACATGGTAGAAGGGTTTTAAAGAATCGGTTCAAGAAACGGTTGAAACATTACTGTGATATAACAAATCTTATAAAACAAGGCTTTTTGTGGGATGAACAACAGCTAATGCTTTTGGCTGATGATGATGTCTGGAATGCTTATGTCAAG GCACATCTGCACGCAGGAACATATAGATCAAAAACTTTGCCAAACTATTGTGATTTAGAATTAATATTCAGAAACATGGCTGAAAATGAGATCAGTAATTTGCAACAGGAgaaaaatcatgaagatgtcATATCAGAAACAAAGGCTG GAAACAGTTCAATGATGTAG
- the LOC114414905 gene encoding L10-interacting MYB domain-containing protein-like isoform X2 has translation MRYCSQTPLPKKMTDMLTSFNADFGSQYDKDVLKTRYTNLWKQFNDVKSLLSHFGFSWDASRQMVVAAADDDSVCDAYLKSHPDARCYRTKPVLNFDDLCVIYGHTVADGRYSLSSHDVNLDDQVQGQHLDDGMGSIAVPSSERARTDWTASMEQFFIEFLLDQLGRGNQVDNGFNKNAWTDMLAIFNAKFGCQHGRRVLKNRFKKRLKHYCDITNLIKQGFLWDEQQLMLLADDDVWNAYVKAHLHAGTYRSKTLPNYCDLELIFRNMAENEISNLQQEKNHEDVISETKAGKNGRNLVAEEHKCKR, from the exons ATGAGGTATTGTTCACAGACCCCCCTTCCCAAAAAAATGACAGACATGCTTACCTCGTTCAATGCTGACTTTGGTTCTCAGTACGACAAAGATGTCTTGAAAACACGCTACACCAATCTGTGGAAGCAGTTCAATGATGTCAAGAGCCTTCTTTCTCACTTTGGTTTTTCCTGGGATGCTTCCCGTCAAATGGTTGTGGCTGCTGCTGACGATGATTCTGTTTGCGATGCTTATTTGAAATCTCACCCTGATGCTAGATGCTACAGAACTAAGCCAGTGCTGAATTTTGATGATTTGTGTGTTATATATGGCCACACTGTTGCTGATGGAAGATATAGTTTATCTAGTCATGATGTAAACCTTGATGATCAAGTGCAAGGACAACACTTGG ATGATGGAATGGGAAGCATTGCTGTACCGAGTAGTGAGCGTGCCAGGACAGATTGGACTGCTTCTATGGAGCAGTTTTTTATAGAGTTTTTGCTGGATCAGTTGGGTAGGGGAAATCAAGTGGATAATGGATTCAATAAAAATGCGTGGACAGATATGCTAGCCATCTTTAATGCTAAGTTTGGATGTCAACATGGTAGAAGGGTTTTAAAGAATCGGTTCAAGAAACGGTTGAAACATTACTGTGATATAACAAATCTTATAAAACAAGGCTTTTTGTGGGATGAACAACAGCTAATGCTTTTGGCTGATGATGATGTCTGGAATGCTTATGTCAAG GCACATCTGCACGCAGGAACATATAGATCAAAAACTTTGCCAAACTATTGTGATTTAGAATTAATATTCAGAAACATGGCTGAAAATGAGATCAGTAATTTGCAACAGGAgaaaaatcatgaagatgtcATATCAGAAACAAAGGCTG GCAAGAATGGGAGGAATTTAGTAGCAGAGGAACACAAATGCAAGAGATAG
- the LOC114414905 gene encoding L10-interacting MYB domain-containing protein-like isoform X1, which produces MRYCSQTPLPKKMTDMLTSFNADFGSQYDKDVLKTRYTNLWKQFNDVKSLLSHFGFSWDASRQMVVAAADDDSVCDAYLKSHPDARCYRTKPVLNFDDLCVIYGHTVADGRYSLSSHDVNLDDQVQGQHLDDGMGSIAVPSSERARTDWTASMEQFFIEFLLDQLGRGNQVDNGFNKNAWTDMLAIFNAKFGCQHGRRVLKNRFKKRLKHYCDITNLIKQGFLWDEQQLMLLADDDVWNAYVKAHLHAGTYRSKTLPNYCDLELIFRNMAENEISNLQQEKNHEDVISETKAGEAKGSRNPSGTDRTRTYWTPPMDRCLIDLLLEQVKHGNRLGQTFISQAWNDMITTFNE; this is translated from the exons ATGAGGTATTGTTCACAGACCCCCCTTCCCAAAAAAATGACAGACATGCTTACCTCGTTCAATGCTGACTTTGGTTCTCAGTACGACAAAGATGTCTTGAAAACACGCTACACCAATCTGTGGAAGCAGTTCAATGATGTCAAGAGCCTTCTTTCTCACTTTGGTTTTTCCTGGGATGCTTCCCGTCAAATGGTTGTGGCTGCTGCTGACGATGATTCTGTTTGCGATGCTTATTTGAAATCTCACCCTGATGCTAGATGCTACAGAACTAAGCCAGTGCTGAATTTTGATGATTTGTGTGTTATATATGGCCACACTGTTGCTGATGGAAGATATAGTTTATCTAGTCATGATGTAAACCTTGATGATCAAGTGCAAGGACAACACTTGG ATGATGGAATGGGAAGCATTGCTGTACCGAGTAGTGAGCGTGCCAGGACAGATTGGACTGCTTCTATGGAGCAGTTTTTTATAGAGTTTTTGCTGGATCAGTTGGGTAGGGGAAATCAAGTGGATAATGGATTCAATAAAAATGCGTGGACAGATATGCTAGCCATCTTTAATGCTAAGTTTGGATGTCAACATGGTAGAAGGGTTTTAAAGAATCGGTTCAAGAAACGGTTGAAACATTACTGTGATATAACAAATCTTATAAAACAAGGCTTTTTGTGGGATGAACAACAGCTAATGCTTTTGGCTGATGATGATGTCTGGAATGCTTATGTCAAG GCACATCTGCACGCAGGAACATATAGATCAAAAACTTTGCCAAACTATTGTGATTTAGAATTAATATTCAGAAACATGGCTGAAAATGAGATCAGTAATTTGCAACAGGAgaaaaatcatgaagatgtcATATCAGAAACAAAGGCTG GTGAAGCAAAAGGAAGTCGCAACCCAAGTGGCACTGATCGTACTAGAACATATTGGACACCCCCAATGGACCGATGCCTCATTGACTTGTTATTGGAGCAGGTCAAACATGGAAATAGACTTGGGCAGACATTCATTTCCCAAGCTTGGAATGACATGATTACAACTTTCAATGAATGA
- the LOC114414176 gene encoding L10-interacting MYB domain-containing protein-like, with product MIDAEDHVWDAYTKAHPEAPPLRVKTLPDYWKWSVIFAAESSDTRYVHLAHNEDHSSELPMYITGEQKNGICSNVYDAGSTIEWTESMECYFVDIMIEQVNRGNRIENLFNEEAWMHMVQAFNARWGLQSDKQVLMDQYFCLMKKHDDISNILSHSEFAWNETLQTINAEDDVWDAYIKVWSSLI from the exons ATGATTGATGCAGAGGATCATGTTTGGGATGCTTATACAAAG GCACACCCTGAAGCTCCACCACTTAGAGTTAAAACGTTGCCAGACTATTGGAAATGGAGTGTTATATTTGCAGCAGAAAGTTCTGATACAAGATACGTCCATTTAGCACATAATGAAGATCACAGTAGTGAATTACCAATGTATATAACAG GTGAACAGAAGAATGGCATTTGTTCAAATGTTTACGATGCTGGTTCTACAATAGAGTGGACAGAATCAATGGAATGCTATTTTGTTGACATTATGATTGAGCAAGTTAATAGAGGAAATAGGATTGAAAATTTATTCAATGAGGAAGCTTGGATGCACATGGTCCAAGCATTTAACGCTAGATGGGGACTCCAATCTGATAAGCAGGTTCTAATGGATCAATATTTCTGCTTAATGAAAAAACATGATGACATCAGCAATATTCTGAGTCACAGTGAATTTGCATGGAATGAAACCCTACAAACGATAAATGCTGAGGATGATGTATGGGATGCATACATCAAGGTTTGGTCCTCTCTCATTTGA